The Medicago truncatula cultivar Jemalong A17 chromosome 4, MtrunA17r5.0-ANR, whole genome shotgun sequence genome includes a region encoding these proteins:
- the LOC11443646 gene encoding translocon-associated protein subunit alpha: MASFNSFWIFSLAFFLIASPFLQVARSDEGVDTTTEEGSDIGVVGEEAPDFDSIGDFSPAPGIDTISVFPKNFAKLVTAGEDTELLVGVKNNGDSSLNVVAIKASVHLPVDHRLLVQNLTAQVFNNGSVPASAQATFPYIFAVSKFLQPGSFDLVGTIIYEIDEQPYQSTFFNGTVEVVEAGGILSIESVFLVTLGVALLVLLGLWIHGQIQNLSKKTKRAPKVEVGTRSTDASTDEWLQGTAYTQSLSSKSKKKK, from the exons ATGGCTTCCTTCAACTCCTTCTGGATTTTCTCTCTCGCTTTTTTCCTCATCGCTTCACCGTTCCTTCAAG TTGCTAGGTCAGATGAAGGTGTGGATACTACTACTGAAGAAGGAAGTGATATTGGCGTCGTTGGTGAGGAAGCCCCAGACTTTGATAGCATTGGGGACTTTTCTCCTGCTCCAGGAATTGATACAATAAGTGTATTTccaaaaaattttgcaaaat TGGTTACCGCTGGAGAAGATACAGAGCTGCTTGTGGGTGTAAAAAATAATG GAGACTCCAGCTTGAATGTTGTTGCAATCAAGGCTAGTGTTCACCTTCCTGTTGATCATCGTCTGCTTGTTCAAAATCTTACTGCTCAG GTTTTCAACAATGGTTCTGTACCAGCCTCAGCGCAAGCTACTTTCCCATACATATTTGCAGTCAGTAAATTCTTGCAG CCTGGGAGTTTTGATCTTGTCGGCACTATTATTTATGAGATAGACGAGCAACCATACCAAAGCACCTTCTTTAACGGCACTGTTGAAGTTGTTGAAGCTGGTGGTATTCTTAGCATCGAATCTGTCTTTCTTGTTACTCTTGGAGTTGCCCTCCTTGTCCTCCTGGGGCTATGGATTCATGGTCAAATACAAAACCTATCTAAG AAAACAAAGAGGGCTCCAAAGGTTGAAGTTGGAACTAGATCTACAGATGCTTCAACAGACGAATGGCTACAG GGAACTGCATATACTCAGTCTCTGTCGAGCaaatcaaagaagaagaagtag
- the LOC11439204 gene encoding 40S ribosomal protein S15-4: protein MADVEPEVAAHGVAKKRTFKKFSFRGVDLDALLDMPTDELVKLFSARARRRFRRGLTRKPMALIKKLRKAKREAPPGEKPEPVRTHLRNMIIVPEMIGSIIGVYNGKTFNQVEIKPEMIGHYLAEFSISYKPVKHGRPGIGATNSSRFIPLK, encoded by the coding sequence ATGGCGGATGTTGAACCAGAGGTAGCAGCACATGGAGTGGCAAAGAAGAGAACATTCAAGAAGTTCAGTTTCCGTGGAGTTGATCTCGATGCTCTTTTGGATATGCCCACTGATGAACTTGTGAAGCTTTTCTCTGCACGTGCCCGAAGAAGGTTTCGACGTGGTTTAACCCGCAAGCCTATGGCACTGATCAAGAAGCTACGTAAGGCGAAACGTGAGGCACCACCTGGTGAGAAGCCAGAACCAGTGAGGACTCACCTCCGTAACATGATCATTGTGCCTGAGATGATTGGTAGCATTATTGGTGTCTACAATGGAAAGACCTTCAATCAAGTTGAAATTAAACCTGAAATGATTGGCCACTATCTTGCTGAATTCTCGATCTCTTACAAGCCGGTTAAGCACGGTAGGCCTGGTATCGGTGCTACTAACTCCTCCAGGTTTATTCCTCTCAAGTGA
- the LOC25492843 gene encoding proline-rich protein 4: MQIFTLRQRALLCSWLFVVFLVLGFCYGGDHSTVEVVGLGECADCIQNNIKTSQAFSGLHVTIDCKEANGHFKTRGAGELDKNGNFKVSLPQEIVNEGELKEECYAQLHSATAAPCPAHDGLQNTKIVIKSKSDDKHTLSTAAAGKLKFSSATCTSKFFWPLFKHPLFPKLPHPDLPQFPPKVFPTFPPKIFHKHPLFPPVPIYKKPPFSHIPIYKPPFPHIPIYKKPCPPPVPIYEKPIPPPTPVYEKPLPPPTPVYEKPLPPPVPVYHKPLPPPTPVYEKPLPPPVPVYHKPLPPPTPVYHKPLPPPVPVKKPCPPPKVEHPVLPPAPVYKPPPVPKPQPPPVPVKKPCPPPKVEHPVLPPVPVYKPPPVPKALPPPVPIKKPCPPKIEHPVLPPVPIYKPPVVIPKPPVVPIYKPPVILPPFKKPPCPPLPTLPPLPPKSFFHHPKFGKLPPKSFFHHPKYGKWPPLPPKSFFHHPKYFGKWPPIPHKSFFHHPKFGKWPPINPKSLFHHPKFGSWPPLSPHN; the protein is encoded by the exons ATGCAGATTTTCACTCTGCGCCAAAGAGCACTTTTGTGCTCTTGGCTGTTTGTTGTCTTTTTGGTACTAGGTTTTTGCTATGGTGGAGACCATAGTACAGTTGAGGTAGTTGGGCTTGGAGAATGCGCAGATTGCATTCAGAACAATATTAAGACTAGCCAGGCTTTCTCAG GGTTACATGTAACAATTGACTGCAAAGAAGCAAATGGACATTTTAAAACAAGAGGGGCAGGTGAGCTTGATAAAAATGGAAATTTCAAAGTATCTCTTCCTCAAGAAATTGTAAATGAAGgtgaattgaaagaagaatgTTATGCTCAGCTGCATAGTGCAACAGCTGCACCTTGTCCTGCTCATGATGGCCTGCAAAACACCAAAATTGTCATCAAGTCAAAATCTGAtgacaaacacaccctaagtacTGCTGCTGCTGGTAAACTCAAATTTTCATCAGCAACATGTACCTCCAAATTCTTTTGGCCTCTCTTCAAACATCCTCTTTTTCCTAAGCTTCCTCATCCTGATTTACCTCAATTTCCCCCTAAAGTTTTTCCAACATTTCCACCAAAGATTTTCCATAAACACCCTCTTTTTCCTCCTGTTCCTATCTACAAGAAACCTCCATTTTCTCATATTCCTATTTACAAACCTCCCTTTCCTCATATTCCTATCTACAAGAAACCTTGTCCTCCACCTGTGCCTATCTATGAAAAACCTATCCCTCCTCCTACACCTGTTTATGAGAAACCTCTTCCTCCACCTACACCTGTCTACGAGAAACCTCTTCCTCCGCCTGTGCCTGTTTACCATAAACCTCTCCCTCCACCTACACCTGTGTATGAGAAACCTCTTCCTCCACCTGTGCCTGTTTATCATAAACCTCTCCCTCCACCTACGCCTGTATATCATAAACCTCTTCCTCCTCCTGTTCCAGTCAAGAAACCATGTCCACCACCAAAGGTTGAACATCCAGTTCTACCACCTGCTCCAGTATACAAACCTCCTCCAGTTCCAAAGCCACAACCACCACCGGTTCCGGTCAAGAAACCATGTCCACCACCAAAGGTTGAACATCCAGTTTTACCACCTGTTCCAGTATACAAACCTCCACCGGTTCCAAAGGCACTTCCACCACCAGTCCCGATCAAGAAACCATGTCCACCAAAGATTGAGCACCCAGTTCTACCACCTGTTCCAATATATAAGCCTCCAGTAGTAATTCCAAAGCCACCCGTTGTTCCAATATACAAACCACCAGTTATTCTTCCTCCATTCAAGAAACCACCATGTCCACCTCTTCCAACGCTCCCTCCATTGCCTCCAAAGAGCTTTTTCCATCACCCCAAGTTCGGAAAATTGCCTCCAAAGAGCTTTTTCCATCACCCTAAGTATGGAAAATGGCCTCCATTGCCTCCAAAGAGCTTCTTCCACCACCCCAAGTATTTTGGAAAATGGCCACCAATCCCTCATAAGAGCTTCTTCCATCACCCAAAGTTTGGAAAGTGGCCACCAATTAATCCAAAAAGCCTCTTCCATCACCCCAAGTTTGGATCATGGCCTCCACTAAGTCCTCATAATTAG